AATGTCCCCTTTCCGTTCCCATTGCGCTGCGCGGGCCAGGGTTTCTTCGGCTCGGTGTCGAACCTCAGCTAGTTCCGCCTCCTTCTCTTCGATCTCCTTTTCCACCTCCCGTACCCGACCTGAAAGTTTTTCCAGTTCTGAGAGCTCTTCCAGTTTGCCCTCCTGCAAGAGCCTATGAGTGGCTTCACCAAGTTCTTCAACGCGTTGACGGCGAACTCGCCGCAGCTTTCGGATTTCCGTAGCCAGCTCTCGGGAGTCCCACAACTCCCGCGAGCGCACAGACAGAAGCGCTAACCCGAAGGAGAGCTCCTTCTTCAGTCTCTCCAGCACCTCGGAAAGAGACTTTGCTTCCCTGGTTTTCTGTTCGGCTGATTGACTGGAGTCCGTCATCTCTTTTCTGGTTCGGTTCTCTTTTTCCCCTTCGATCCCTCAGGCTCAAAGGAAACCTTCGCCCAATTCCTAAGGAACGTCTCGAAGCATTTCCTTAGAGCCTTTCCCCAGGCTGAGAAAGCGTAAAGAGTGCGGGAGGTACCTCCTTGGGCCGAGCAACCGTGATTCCAGCCGTCCCGGGGTGTTCGTTGAGATATCCCGAGATTCGTCGATCAACCACCACCTTTCCATAGATCGAAGAAGCGTGCATAAAGCGCAGAACACCAGAAGCGTCTCGGTACGCCAAGCCCACATGGGACGTATAGCCTCCCTCGTCTCGACTGACAATGGCAATAATATCCCCGTTTTGTAACTCTCTTTCGACCTCCCGTACCCGCTCTTTGGGAATGTAGGTGACGGGCAGGCGGGAAACTCGTTCCTCAATCTGGGCCATTGCCGGCAAAAGAGACGGGTTGGCCCGCAGATAACGATATTGTCTCCAGCCAGCAGTCATCTCGCGCACGTGCCGGTGGATGGGAACACCCCCCAAGGATGGGGTGAGATTAACCAAGAGCCCTCTTGCTTGATTG
This genomic interval from Candidatus Methylacidithermus pantelleriae contains the following:
- a CDS encoding N-acetylmuramoyl-L-alanine amidase-like domain-containing protein codes for the protein MKGRINRISVFMLFLAFSSSWGAGCTCWGAICLPLNRVFRGQDRFYRLVARAQAEGWRYLPLGDRVVRVGLALCGTPYCHYTLEVDDRIESPSANFEGMDCWTFFEISLAFARMLKLKDHDYRPEDLLHLIELERYRGGHCTGNYLSRIHFLEELFADNQARGLLVNLTPSLGGVPIHRHVREMTAGWRQYRYLRANPSLLPAMAQIEERVSRLPVTYIPKERVREVERELQNGDIIAIVSRDEGGYTSHVGLAYRDASGVLRFMHASSIYGKVVVDRRISGYLNEHPGTAGITVARPKEVPPALFTLSQPGERL